In Anaerolineales bacterium, a single window of DNA contains:
- a CDS encoding Flp family type IVb pilin, with amino-acid sequence MLFSPKEKGQGMVEYALIIVLIAIVVIVVLTLLGTQISAVFSQISSALGATGG; translated from the coding sequence ATGTTGTTCTCACCGAAGGAAAAGGGTCAGGGTATGGTCGAATATGCTTTGATTATTGTATTAATTGCGATTGTTGTCATTGTTGTTCTTACCCTGCTCGGTACTCAGATTTCAGCAGTCTTCAGCCAGATTTCTTCAGCGCTTGGTGCAACCGGAGGGTAA
- a CDS encoding Flp family type IVb pilin codes for MLFSPKEKGQGMVEYALIIVLIAIVVIVVLTLLGTQISAVFSQISSALGATGG; via the coding sequence ATGTTGTTCTCACCTAAAGAAAAGGGTCAAGGTATGGTCGAATATGCATTAATTATTGTTCTAATTGCGATCGTTGTTATCGTTGTTCTTACCCTGCTCGGTACCCAGATTTCAGCAGTCTTCAGCCAGATTTCTTCAGCGCTTGGTGCAACCGGAGGGTAA